From the Deltaproteobacteria bacterium genome, one window contains:
- a CDS encoding addiction module antitoxin RelB: MNTLDEIQIRARQLSAEERADLALQLIQSLDSNGATTSTESKTAWLAECDRRLKRYESGEDQGVPLEVALQRARSILR, translated from the coding sequence ATGAATACGCTTGATGAAATACAGATTAGAGCGAGACAGCTCTCCGCTGAGGAACGAGCGGATTTGGCATTGCAACTGATTCAGTCCCTCGACTCCAACGGTGCCACAACATCCACCGAGTCGAAAACTGCATGGCTCGCGGAATGTGACCGTCGTTTAAAGCGTTACGAATCCGGCGAAGATCAGGGAGTCCCCCTCGAAGTTGCTCTCCAGCGCGCGCGATCAAT